From the genome of Gymnogyps californianus isolate 813 chromosome 4, ASM1813914v2, whole genome shotgun sequence:
CGTAAGTGAagtccttctgtttccttttttttttctgtaagactTCTAATGTCTTACTTAAATAGTTTCATACATTGTAGTACTCTGATTTTACTGtaaagttgtatttttcttgtatatGCTACTAGAcctctggggggaaaaaaatacatttgagcTGTGACTATGACTAAGGACTTTGTataaatttaattgaaaaaaatgtatttttattttaaattgcttgtGATCAGCATTGCACTTAGTGGGTAGAGTATAACTTGCAACAGCCATGTGTCCACTTCCTCTTTGGCAGTGGGAAAAAGTTTCTTACTACCGAAAAAAATCAGCTAGTTGTGGAATAGTTTTATCTCTGGGAgagtcagcaaaaaaaaaaaacctgaactgtGCTGTTCCAAAGGAAATATGTTGCAAGCTGAACATACAACTATTTCTTAGCAGCACTCGCTTCTTTTAGAGCAAACTGCTTCCTTGATGTTGTGTTTCTTCTcacatttttgctgttgctgtttaaaGAGGATTTAAATTGTGGTAAAAGAATTAAAGGTAGGGATCCAAGCAGAGGTGCCATAAGAATTTGTGTGTACGTATCTATCTACACATATATAACACTTACTGTGAATCGTAGCAGAAATCCTAGATAAAAAGGCAAGATTGTAATTTTTATGTACATATTATACACCCTAGGATATATTTCTAAAGTTGAGAAATGTGAATTAAGTCTTCTGTTTAGAACTTCGTCTTCTGTatacaaaataggaaaatgtcATGATTCCAGTGCATCTTACAAAACTAGTAGAAAAATGCTTAACATTTTGACAACTCAGTATTTAGCTTCACATATAGATGTTCTAATGTGTTAATGTAtatatgttgttttattttacaggcTGAAAGCTTACAGAAAAAATGTTGTGGCAAAATGtgtaggtatttttttcattttttgatatTTCTGATGTATGTAAACCTAAGAGTCCTGCTAACGTGATAGGCCTATCTTTTCCTAGAAACTCAGCAAAGACTTGTTCTGCTTGTGCTCCTAAGTGTCAATGGAATATTAAGATacttttaagcttttatttttaaaattcaactCATCTAACCTCTAGTTGCATCTTACAGTAAGAGTGGATCAGAAAGAGTAATGGCTTTTTCAAAATCACACACTTAGAGTGAACTCAACAGTATGTCTGTGTTCATTCCTGTCTCTACCATTTTCTAATAGTTGTAGACATACAGTAagtgtacgtgtgtgtgtgtgtacacacacacatacgtgGAACTTCACATTTCCTaaattgtgtttttttcagGTGATTTAAGACACTATAAAAGTGCTTCTTTAGAGACTTGATTGTGATTAGACCTTTACTTGGGTTTTCAGTAATACATCATGATAAGGCCTTAAATATGCAGTAGTTGACTATCAACAAGACTCGACAAAGCTATAGGAAAAACGTGACGCCTCTTATCTTGTATTTAACTCTCTGAAGCGAACATgttggaaaaaattaaacaagtgtTCCTTTCTTACAACTATGACAGAATTCTTCTGCTAGGCACATACGTGGGATGGTGTTTGTTCAACATTGTGCAAGGGTTCAGTTAATTTATCTAGATGTAAGCAGCTAGTGCTAGTCAAGATGCCACAGTGTATCTGAGCTGGCATCCTGCTGCCAGGGGATTTGGATATCCTATCCAAGGGATTTGGATATCCTATAGGTTGTGTCTAATGTCAGCCAAGCTTatgtgaatgtatttatttaggtAACTGAACTCAGCCCTCAGTTGCCTGAATGAACATGCTTACTTGCTCCCTTGTTCTTTTTAACTAGTGGCCTTTTGGCATAACTAGTTGGAgtataaaataatcttttgtcGTAATATAAATAGCCTTTCTGACTATTTTTAAGCCCTTGAGTTTAGTGTTGCTGAAATGTACTGTAGTTGCACTTCAgcttactaaaatatttttccttttcatagtATGGTGGAGACATTACAAGAAGAATGAAACTTTTGAAGaggcaggcagaagggaagaagtTGATGAGAAAAATTGGCAACGTGGAAGTACCGAGAGATGCCTTTATACGTGTTTTAAAGAGACAAACTGACAAATAGAGATCAGTGACATGCAGCTGATTAGTCTCAACTTTTTGTAGACAGCAGCATAATGAGCTAATGTGTAATTTATCACTGTGAGAGGGAACATGTTTGACTTTAAATGGtgtaaattaaatatatgtgGGAACATAAATTGAAAGGACTATGTACTTGAAATGTACAGATACTTGTAGATTATTATGAAATTAAAGTTACCTAATTTGACTTGACTGAATCTAAAAGTTTTCATTGTAttgtttttcattgtatttcattgttttcataCTTTTAACACTTAAATTTTAAcataattatgttttatttttgcattgcaaGTCTTTATATGAGAGAACAGGAACAATGTGGcaaaaagtttataaaaaaaattgaaaggtaTGTATAGACAAactgctgtggggtttttttgttttttttttgtttgtttttttttttaagtttgaacTGTTGCCACAAAAATATCAAGCTGCTTCCTGTTTTACTTCATAAAGTTGCTGTTCTCAGGAAATCATGATGATGCTGGGAAGTCACATCGGGAAAAActaataatgactttttttaatgtaccacactatttattttaaacttgttaAAGTGTGTCAGTTTACCATTAACATAGCTAGGCTGTATTAATCTCCAAAGAAATTGTaagttttaatatattaaacCACAAGATATGGAACTGCTCCACCAATAAGACGAATTCAGGCCTTAAAGAATTCCTTTGGCACAAAGGTTTGGTTAGAATGTGTCTTGGTGTACTTGTTGAAGTCTTACTTACGTTGTTCACATACTAAAGTTTGTCAGTGAGTTCTCACTTGAAAGCTCTAGTTAAGTGTGCTTAATATAAGCTGTTGCTTATGGCAGTGCAAACAAAGCAATCATTAACACACATTAACGACCATGCTATATACTGTGTTTACAACTGCATGCCCACCTCCAAAAGCttttaagctgcttttattttttagatcTTCAGGGACTAACCTGGGTCTTCACAGATCGTCATTTCTTGTTACTAAATGTATCTGAGAGAACAAATTGCTAGTAATACCTACTAAAGTACTCAATCACCAGGAAAGCTGCTCTTAAATTTAGGCTTGTAACTACAGTTTGAGATTGATTAATCATGAGCCAGTTCTTTTATTTCAACCTGAGTACAAGGATAAATTGGGAGAATCCTTGGAGGGATGCAATAGAACTGGAcaccttcagaggtccctttcaacctctATTACTCTCAGTCTacagaaaaaggagggagggaattCTGATACTTCAGTGGTTTGTGGATTGTTGGGTcttttgttgtggggttttttttatttgaagctgTTTCAGCTATACTGAAAAACCAAAGATCTGCATGTGAAGAAGGTATCCCATATCTCTAATAAAGGTACAGAAGCTGCTGCTACTACTGCTGAtcctgaagaaaggaaagatgctAGGATAAAGCTCTCTATCATTAACATAATTATTCCTCTGTAAAAAAGCTAGCAGGAATGCTATCTTAAAAGATAGCATTTAAGAAAGTACAGAGATATCTTTAAGAAAGTACAGATGCAGTAATATGTGCTAAGAGCAAAGGAAccaaagcaagatttttttatctgCCCCCCCAAGTACTGGCTCTGTACTGAGGAATAAGGCAGAAGCTAAAGGTAAGCTAAAGATTATCCAAGTAGTAAATCTTTCATAAAGTTGCCAAGTATGAAACATCAAATACATGTTACCTAATTAAATGAAAGTTACATGCAGGGGTAAAGCTGCTTTGAGAATGAGACTAGAACTCAAGTCTTTTAGCTGCCTTATAGTcatctgaagcagaaaaaatacaaattgaaGAATTGGTATTATTTCATAAGTAATTGGAAGTATCTTAAGGACTGAAATGATAGAAACAGTGTAgtagtatggaaaaaaaattgtcatgaaTTTACAGGGCCTAGAGTAGAATTCTACATCCTATAGAATTTGTAACTAACTTACTTAGAAAAAAGTTTAACAAGAGAAACAAACTAGAGAACAACTGAAGGCTATTCatgaagagagacagaaatggtCTTAGACCCACTCAGCCAAGTACAGGTACTGCTGCACCAGTATTTAAACTGGCCTGTGTTTCACAGAAGTTCCAGTAGTTAGTTATGAAGTGAGGAGAGATACCAATTCTATGGTCTCACATGTCTTGAGAGAACACAAAGAAAGGCTTTAGTTGGTAAGGTTGCCAAGAGAGGCAGATGACTGAAAGGTGCTCcagaacaaagaacaaaaataaggagctgcaaggaagaaaaagcttttagtAGAGGGATATAAAAGCTATATGGATTTCCACTCATGCTTGAACCTAAATTCTACCGTTTCCTCAACAGAATTCCCAATTTTGCCACAAGATGGGTCATGATCATTACAATAAAAACATGCTTGAATTCCTTTAATAGTAGCCTAAATTCAAGATTATTTGTAGTCTCACACTTCTTGTAATACAAGTGTTTATTTTATAGTCTTTACTTAGCTGTAAAGACTAAGAATGGCAAGCCTAACAATACATTTTGTGAGTCATATGCTATATGTAACAGCACACTCCCAAAGCAGAGTCTTTTAAACTTTTCCCCCCCAACATTGCATTATGCTTCAAAAACTAAAGTGCAAAAGTTGAGTCTTAAAcctgaaagctgttttaaatttgCACTTGTTCAATCTACCATGAAGAACTGAAACACTAGGCCTGGCTTCCTACACTGCTCTAGATGATAGACTCTTCCATCCTTCTGTGATTTCATAGATTCATAGAACAGTCCAGGTTtgaagggaccttgaaagaccACCTGGTCCAACCCATTGTGGGACAGGtgagcctagatgagattacctagcaccctgtccaatgGCATCTTGAAAAACCTCCAGCAGTGGGGATgctaccacatccctggggaggtaATGATGTGGTTCATAACAAAGGCTACCTGGCCTATCATCTAGGTGAAAAGTTAAATTGTCAAAGTTATGCTTTGTCGCACTTTCTCCCAGTGAGTATTTTACACAAGGGCatgctctccccctccccccaaaaaagtctAAATCAGTAAACTCTTAACTTCCTCCTTAGGTAGATAAGGCACAAAATTCCTAACCTCTCCATGAAACCCTGAAGTATTTATTCATGTCAGAATTtatattagaaacaaaacagtttgaaaTTACAGATTCATATTTAAGTTTTACTTATATTCAAAGTAGGAAATAACATTCCTTGTAACAGCTCAATGTTTATAATGATACAATGAGAGGTAACTATTGCAAAGTGATTAACAGTTGACTTTAAATGATCATGTATTAAACTTGCAGACATTATATTCCTGTAAATTAACCTCTTTTCAGGCATTTATAGTAACATCAATGGTACAATTAAACAGGTACCTCCAGAAAGGAACATTGAGATTTTTCCTTATGTATAAAGCTCAATtaccaaaaatataaaaatcctaaagtaatttgaaatacaTGAGAGGAAAAAGTGCTATGGCAGAAGTTTACTATTTTTATCTGTGGAGTAAGTTATAACTTTCAAGAATTTGGTGCATTTTTAGGcactatttttgtatttttatttgcctgAATTGTACAGCAGGACTTGAGATGCCCAAAAACTGTTTAAGATAAATTTAAGGCAACCAAGTGCAAAAGCTCAGTGTACATTAGATACATGTAAACAGAACATTTCATAGTAGAAATTGTACAACTATTACAAGTCCATAGTATTGACAAAAGCCAAAACCATTCTGCCTAGAgacacaaatgcaaaatgtagTTACACTAATCAAGCCAAAAATTACAAAttcctggaaataaaatatcatcTTCTCTAACACAAGGTAGATGCATTACATTGCTGTGCTAGAATAAGTGCTCTGCTTTTTCACCCCCTACATAACATGCAGTCTCTCACTGGTTTGTTCTGTTCCATTTAGTTATGTACCAGCCAACAACAGAGCTCCAAATGTTAAAGCAAAATGCACAACACAGCAAACAGAGATGGAATGTGAATGTACAGATATtggaccttttaaaaaatacagtaccTAGGATTCCccattttaaatggttttcagCATATTGCATAGCAGTGAACTCATCTGCTACCTAAAACTGTTGCTGTTGACCCACATGGAGCTCCTCTTCaattcttctttcagttttctttcatactGTACAATGGGTCCACAAGCTTATTGTGCACATGCATTAAACCTTGGGGGGAAAGCAACAATGCCAGCTTTACATTAGTTATACTTTTTCAACATGTCCTTCTatccacatttttatttggagTTTGCTTCAacatatacattttaaatagctcACTGAAGAGAATAACAAAGGCTAtttaaactactttaaaaatcagaagttaaaAGACAGCATATATATTCCTATATCACTTGAATACTAATGACATCTTCAGTATAAAGTGAGCAGGGATTAGACAGTTCTCTGATAACAGACCTGTCAAAAAGTAGATCTGGAATACTTTCAAATGAACTGAATACATGAGATCTACCCATCTTTTGTATTAAAAACTCTGTAACAGCAACATAAAATTCCCCTCATACCACAATTTGTCATAAAAATCAGATGTGCATATACTGATACGTTTTACAATACACAATGTTCTAGCATTGTGGTATTACTGTCTTTGTAATTAATAGTGTATGTATGTGTGGTCCTAGACAggcaaaaccaaactaaaagTATCCAGATGGTTAATGCAGATGAAGAACTTCAGTAGTTCAACTGTTTTCTATTCTagctgggctttttttggtCATAAACAAGTCATCCATAGCTGTGATTAGggaagtttgggttttttttctatacagATAATTAATTTTGGAAAGTGATGAAgagaagagcaataaaaaaagtgcttctttctttactttgttACAACTTCATAAAAGTGGTACCTACATTCAGGTAGGTATGACATTTGGTCACTGGTATGTTTTTAACCTCATTTCACTTTAAGGACTAAGAACAGTAACTGATCAGTGTTCACAATCTGCAAAGTAAAAGTCCATTTTAGCACCAAACTAAAGATTAACTTCTAAAATTACAAATTTAAGTAATATGCAACACGAAGTAGagaaattttcttaaaaaccaTGAAAGGAGTCTGACAGTAGTGCATGTTTTAGTGATTATCTATGGCAAAGAATATTCAAATACCTTCACTACACAATGCATCTGGTGGCAAACTTAGTGTCACTGCAGCAACATGAAATTTGAATAACTACACAATCTGAGGTCATTACTGTAGGTGACAACAACAGAAGGCATTTTATGCAGCACCTATTGCTAATCAGTGTGtgattatttaatataaaatgcagaTGTTACTATTTCCTTCTCCACTTAGTGACACATTCAGCCACACTAAGCAGCCAACACACCTATAACTGACTCAAGATCCCAGCTCATTTTGTCTCTAGAGGTGATGACTTAGCTTCAGATCTTtgtgcaaaaaacccaaaccttagAAGGCAACATAcctaaagaaaacagtttcttagATTTCATGAAGTATAACTATTGGGTTGATGTACATGGGAAAGATCAAGtctaatatttttcagtttaacagTAAGTGAGAAAATATTAAGTATACATTTGATAAAAAAAGCCATTTGTACTGAAAGAGTAACAGCTGCATACAGTACTCAAACTAGAACCATGTTTTGAACTTTAAAGCATTTCACTTCCTAccagtgtttttctcttctaaaaaagggaaatgaaaaggagataaTTACCCACTTCCTAGACACATGAAAAATGCTTACAAAGTATAGCCTCTGCCATATTTAATGAAGGATCTTTAAATCCTGTTAGTGaaattgtttcaggaaaaacagttagaaacaaaagggttttttttaaaggtacgCACCAGAGTCCTTACTTGATAGATGccaaaacaattatttcaaaggaaagtcTCACTGTATATTCAAGTATGCTTTGAATTAACAGATTTCTGCATACAGTTTTAAGAAGAGCATGCACAAGTATGGAAAAAACTATCCTGAATTGACCTATCTGCAGACTAATTAGtaaattcaaaattcattttctgcttcattctgCAAGAAAGTtacctttcccttttccaaTAAGAACATTTAAGTACACTTGATAATTTGAGCCTCTAATAGGTTTTCAGGAGGTTAGAAAAAAGTGAAGGGGAGTAAGAGTTATTCTAGTTATCAGCCAGTGTGGTACTTGATtatcaaaaaaatctgaaatttcatATAGTACCTTGAGATTatttaaacagtgaaaaattgCAGTAAATAGCTACCATAATCAGCAGTATTAAGAACAACCTAGCTTCCTAAGAAGTCTAACCTGAAGATCAAGATTCAGAAATAATTCCAAATTTGACCCACATTGATTTCTCCTCCAtcttaaaaggggaaaatagcACTGATTTGAGAGTAGGTAATATTAAGCAAGTTTAAAGTAAACAATCTTTAAGAATTCTATTGCTCTATATTACAGGGTAATTAAATAGTGTGACACAATAGCACACATTCATATACTGTAGCccttaatgtttttaaagcaatgttcAGTGTCATTCATACCTAGTAATTGTACATTAAGTTTATCTTTCCCAAGCAAAGCTTTTGTTTATATGAAATACAGGATGTTTAAAATTTATCCAAGCAGTTAAAGAAGTTTATCTTTGAAAACAACAATAAGTACTATCTAGCAGTGTCATACCAGTGAAGACTAACACACCTCACCCCCCCAAAACATAGCAGAGAACAGCATACTGAAAAACTCCAAAATTAACAAGTTGGCCACAAGTGATATCAGGATTAAAATCACATTAATGCCAGAATTGCAATCTAATACATATATGGACACTGGTGATATAATGCTCTAAAAACAATTTCATAAATTACAAACTTGTTCTCAGATGCCTCAACTACTACAGGTATCCATGCTAGTGAGAAAGATAACTGATTTACACAATTGCATTTGCTGTGTTAATATAGTTAGGAGAAAACTACTTTTCTCAGCTTCTAGTCTCAGTGAAACAGAATTCACATCTAGGAAGTCTCAATGACTATCAAAAATCCCAGCTTCAAGTTTGCCTCAATATACCTACTACAAATATGAAAAGCACAGTAAAAGGGTGCAATGTATTCAAAGTCAGCATAGATTGTTATGCTAATTGCAGTGTATGAAAAATGTCTAGGTGGCTTCAAAGTCTGTATCACACATTTCAAGTTTACTAGACAGCACATTACAGCACATAGCAAAATCAGCATGAAAATATATCAGAATTAATAAACATATCAAGTTTTCTTTAAGTGAAACTTTCCAGTATATTTAAGACCAGTATTCTGGAACACCAGACTACTGCTGTTTACACACAGTTGAAGATTACTAAACTATTATTTCAAAttggaagcaaaggaaatatttttcgAAAGTAGATTTGTCAGGAATGTAAGGAACACAAGTTATGCCTCCTAGCACTTTTCCATTCACAAGAAATAAGTTAACGTAGTATTTTGAATATATAACATTATACATTAGCTACTGTAAAGTGTTGGAAGGCTCAGACTTAAatcaatataatttaaaatttggggttttttaaatacatgtaacCTCTGATTCAGTGCTCACCTTTAAAGTACTTCACAGTTTTAACTCTTAGTTCTAAAGTAGCATCTTCATCACACACGAAAATAGTACGAGGGTGttgctggaaagcagaaactgtCCACATATGATTGACTCCTTCTTCAATAGCTTTGTACAATGCAAAAGCCTTATGTGCACCTGTTATAAGAATCATCACCTGCAAAACAAAGGTCTCTTTACTTTCAATCCCAGTATCAACACCAACTAGTCTTGAAAACAGACACATGCAACTAGAACTAAATGAGTTCTTACTTCTCTAGCATCCATCACTGTACCCACACCAACTGTTAGCGCCATAGTTGGTACTTTAGATAAGTCTCCATCAAAGTATTTAGCATTTGCCAAAATGGTGTCCATTGCTAAAGTCTTTAATCTTGTTCTTGAAGACAAACTTGATCCGGGTTCATTGAATGCAATGTGGCCATCTGGACCAATGccttttcaaagttaaaaaaagtaaatcattCCAGACCTGCGAGTCAACAAATATCCTCAAACATTGTAAATGAATAAAGAAGTTTTAGGActtgttctttcctttggtTCCCCATTTTCAATAAAATCATTCAAAACTTACTTGAAATTAAGTTACTAGAAACTTGGACACCAACGTTCTGTTTTGGTATTCATACTGATTCTTTGTTAGTCACAGAACTTTCTTacagaataactgaaaaaattgAGTTTAGCTAAGTTATGAAAATAGTGATTAAAGAGTCAGTGTATTTGTTTGAATCATAACTATCCGTAGAGCATTTCCTCATACCTCCAACAAACAGATCAATCCCTCCTgcttcttcaattttcttttcaaatgcatcACATTCCGCCTGTAAGTCTGGGGCATTCCCATCAAGGATATGAGCATTATTTGGATCTATGTCAATATGTTTAAAGAAGTTATTCCACATATAGGAATGATAGCTCTCTGGATGATTTCTGGGAAGCCCTGAAATCATTTAGAGTGAAATTAACATATTACAAGATTTAACCAAACAGCCTTAACTCTAGTCTATGTGTAACCAAAGTAGGGCATGCAAGGCAAACCTAAGTCAGATAAAGCAGCATTTGAAATTATAGTGAGAAGAAAGATTTCCTGTTGGCATGCACAAGGTAATTGGTTTACATTCCCTTCACATACATCTTATCACAAAGAGCGTAAAgtcttcaaaagaaatgcagtcaCAATATTACGTGACAACATACATTCTACAGAAGTATTGTAAAGCACTGAATTTTGCCCAGGATCCACCCATTTATTATTTGCACTTTTGTGGATAAAGGAATAGAGAAAAATGCTTAAGATGACCCCATGGACAGAAGTCTAACGTAGGAGTGCAAACATACTAGACTGACCTTGTGCtttgacaaaatatttaacagttttaataatggaaaaaattatcAGTAAAGTGTGTTCTCAAATAACTAGCACATCTTACCTACATATTCATCCATGTTGAAAGTCTTTACATATTTGAAAGAGAGATCTCCATTCTTGTGATACTCTATCAGCTTTTTGTAGCATCCCAAAGGTGTACTCCCTGTTAAATAAAGTTTTTCTACTGTTCTACATATCCGCACaacattttcagtgtatttaaatCTCTTCATAGTCAAATTTTGCTACAATGCTTTTCAACATAAAAGAAGTCAAAtccatatttaaaaagaaatatgttggAGTATtaccaaaaatgtatttgtgttcttttaaatactgtatctGTTAGCAATGATAAAAACATAGTTCTAGGTTTAGTCATTTACATAGGCTTTGAATAAAACTTGCCTGTTGGTAGACCAAGCGTGAAATATCTTCCTTGACTTGGCTTGAATTGGATAATACGATTACAGATGTATTTTGCTGCCCATTCACTAGCCTGATCATAATCTTCAAGAATTACTAGCCTCATTATGGCAGTGAGGAACTTGTATGATAAAATAAACTTAAACCTGGAGAAAAtgtcaaagttttaaaaataagcaccATATGAATAGTTGTAAAACTCTTAAGATTACAGAAGAGATAAAAAGTGACCTTTTATACTGATGACCTGTAGTGCTAAATAAAGGATATTTTACTTGCATAAGGATATTAGACTCTTGCAGTCCTAGTTCAAGCTGGACTGTTGGacaatcaaaagaaaagctacagaATCCAAGTGATAGATTacagtcaaaatatttattaaaattcacaGACTAATTTAAAGTAACTTGTAggaaaaagctaaaacaaaatgagaacaaGCCATTTTGAACTTCAATCTTTTAATTAGTTGTTACTGttagaaaagatgaaatactgcttgaaataaaagcaaacaaacattaaCTTCTGTTTCTTATGACCAGCTGAATGCCTAAAATTTCAAAAACAAGGCCCAGAATAACCCCATGCTTCTATATTCAAAATACATAATTGGAAGTAAACAATTAAAACTCCTTTCACTCCCATTCTAGCTTCATAACAATGCTTCAGTAAGCTTATTAATctgcaaaaaaagttaaagcattAGAGATATTTGAAATCTTTAcaattcacaggaaaaaatacctaTGAggtcacattttttcttttcaacataACTTTAAACAGAAGTCAGTCATTCTTTATAGGCTCTGATTTTGAGTACAACTACATCAGCGATTAAGATGAATATCTAGAAAATAAGTTTGGCTGTTAAAAGTATACGAGCATCTCTTGCATTTAAGTGCAACTCATTTTTCCATGAGTTTCTGCATAACAGAGTCAGGTAACTATCAGAAAGACTGAGGCTCTTTAGCCAGTTTGCAAGGTATTACTCTTCTCTTCCCAGGTCTGACTGTTCTTGGCATTAGCCAGAAAACAACATAGCTGTCAGAAGCCTAAGGCCAACTAAGTGTCAAACCACCACTAGCCCACACTACTTTTAGATGACCCAAAAAGAGAGACcagttttagaagaaatatgAATTAAACTACAGTAGTGCTTAACAGGGTAACATCTGTTGGTCCCACTAAACAAGGAAGGAAGCGAACACCACCTTGTGCTGACTGTGCTGCTTCCTCTCCCGGGACAGTAAAACCATGACAAGTCAAACTCACCTTTGCAGAGGAAATGCTATTCCACAGATACTGAAAAAGTTAACACTCACATTTCCTCaaggaggacagaaaaataGGCCACCAGAAAGAGATCCCGCGGCTTTAGGGCAGCCTCATAAAGCTTTAACGATTTTACCCTGAGCGCACGCTGATGCTCTCCAACAGGAGCGACCCGCGAACAGCAGCAGAACGACCGCGGATTTGCAGCTGAGGGTACTTTTTCGGGGAGGTTGGTGAATCCACAGTTAGAGGAAGAGACCTACTGCCGGactgccccctcctccccccaggcGGCCCCAGGCCCCGCGGCCTCCCCCTACCCACCGCCCAGGGGCCTGCGGGCACCGCTGCACCCCGCACGGCCAGCAGCAGGGCCCAGCCTCACCCCGCCAAGGAGCGcgaccctgcccggccccgctcaccCCCAGAAGAGCCCGCAGCGGTCACAAGCAGAAGCAGGGCGGCGCAGAGCGGCACCGGGAGGGAGGACGGGGACCTCCACCCGCCGGAGCGCCCCGCAGCACCCGCCCCGCCACCTCCCACGGAACCCGGCGCGCAACCCGGAAGCACCTGGCGAGGACGGGAAATAGCTTCGCGGGTGGGCGGTGCCGCGCATGCGCGGGGGCGGCCTCGTAAAGGCGGGATTTTGGGTGCCCTGGAGGGGTGTCAGGGGGTTCTTGTGCCTCTTCTGGTGCTCGTTGCAGGGGAAGGGCATGAGCGAAGGAGGTGCCTGTCCTCAGAGGAGGGCCTAGGAAGCTGCTGGTGGCTTGGGGTGGGTAGAGAAGGTGCTGCAGAAGTACTAACCTGCTTC
Proteins encoded in this window:
- the GNPDA2 gene encoding glucosamine-6-phosphate isomerase 2, coding for MRLVILEDYDQASEWAAKYICNRIIQFKPSQGRYFTLGLPTGSTPLGCYKKLIEYHKNGDLSFKYVKTFNMDEYVGLPRNHPESYHSYMWNNFFKHIDIDPNNAHILDGNAPDLQAECDAFEKKIEEAGGIDLFVGGIGPDGHIAFNEPGSSLSSRTRLKTLAMDTILANAKYFDGDLSKVPTMALTVGVGTVMDAREVMILITGAHKAFALYKAIEEGVNHMWTVSAFQQHPRTIFVCDEDATLELRVKTVKYFKGLMHVHNKLVDPLYSMKEN